Within the Flavobacterium sp. N502536 genome, the region GAAAACGAGACGACAGATACCTATGATGTTATCGACTGGATCAGTAAACAAAAATGGTGTAATGGAAGTGTAGGGATGTACGGCGGCAGTTACAATGGTTTTACACAATGGGCAGCCTGTAAAAAAATGCATCCGGCACTTAAAACGATCGTGCCCTCTGCCGCCAGCCGACCGGGAATGGGACTACCTATGGAAAATAATGTTTTCATAAACCCCAATTATGAATGGGCGTTTTATGTAGGGAACAATAAATACCTGGATACGGTGGCAGGAAACGACAGGCAGCGTTTTAGAAGAATGACTTTCAGATGGTGGGAGACAGGAGCTGCCTATAGAAAAATGGATAGTATTGACGGTGTTTCCAATAAGTTTTTCCAGAAATGGCTGGCGCATCCTTCCTTTGATGCCTATTGGCAGAAAATGGCACCGTACGGAAAAGATTTTACACACATCAATATCCCTGTTTTAATTTTTGATGGGTATTATAATGATTCGCAGAATTCAAGTTTGTATTTTGCAAGAGAACTTCAAAAGTACAATCCAAAAACACCGGTTTACGTCGTGATTGGGCCATACGGTCATTTTGGTTCCCAGACCGGAGGAGAAACTATTGTGAATGACTACAAAGTCGATTCGACAGCGATAATCAATGTGAGGAAAATAACCTATGAATGGTTTGATTATATTCTGAAAAACGGGACAAAACCGCAAATACTGAAAGACAAAATAAACTATGAAGTAATGGGAGCCAATGAATGGCGAAGCGCTCCTTCTTTGGATAAAATGGCCAATGGTTTTGTTAAATTGTATTTGACGGATCATAAGTCGGGTGATTTTTACGCGTTAGAAGATCGTAAGCCAGCGCAAAGTAAATACCTGTATCAGGAAGTTGATTTTGCCGACAGAAATACGCAAAACAATGATTACTACCCGAGCCCGGTTATCCGTAAAGAGATTGAGACCAGCAATGGGTTTACTTTTATTAGTGCACCTTTGAAAGAGCCAATGTTGGTAAACGGGTCATTTTTAGCCGAGATAAAAGCGAGTATCAATAAAAAAGATATGGATTTTGGCGTCACTTTGTATGAGGTTATGCCAAACGGGGAATATTTTCATTTGTCTTATTTCATCGCACGCGCGAGTTATGTAAAAGACAGTACAAAAAGGAATTTATTGAAACCGGGACAAATCGAAATCATGCCTTTTTCAAATACCCATTTGGTGAGTAAACAATTGAGTAAAGGAAGCCGATTACTGGTTTCGATCAATGTAAATAAAAATTCCTATGCGCAATTGAATTATGGAACAGGAAAAGAGGTCAGTGATGAAACGATTAAAGATGCAAAGGAACCCTTAAAAGTAAAATGGTATACCGATAGTTTTATACAGGTTCCAACCTGGAAATAAAAAATACCGTAAAAACAAAAGCCGAATCTTAATGAAAAGATTCGGCTTTTTTATAGGGACAAGTTTCTAACTTGAAACATGAAACATGAAACTTTGAAACATGAAACAAAATTAACCTAAGAATGGGTATCTGTAATCTTCCGGAGTTACAAACGTTTCTTTGATTGTTCTTGGAGATGCCCAACGCAATAAGTTCAATGCAGAACCTGCTTTATCGTTAGTTCCTGAAGCTCTTGCTCCACCAAATGGTTGCATTCCTACAACGGCTCCTGTTGGTTTGTCGTTGATGTAGAAGTTACCTGCAGCATTTTGCAATTTCACTGTAGCTACTTCAATAGCATAACGATCCTGGCTAAATACTGCTCCGGTTAAAGCATATTCAGAAGTAGTATCCACTAATTCTAAAGTCTCTTCCCATTTAGCATCTTCGTAAACATAAATCGTGATTACCGGTCCGAACAATTCGGTTTCCATGGTAGTATATTTTGGGTTTGTCGTTACAATAACGGTTGGCTCAATAAAGTATCCAACTGATTTATCGTAATTTCCTCCAACGATGATTTCAGCATCAGCGTCTTTTTTAGCCTGGTCGATGTAACTTGCTAATTTATCAAAAGAACCTTCGTGAATAACTGCTGTGATGAAGTTTCCAAAATCTTCCGGAGAACCTATTTTGAAAGATTTCACATCCGCAATTAATTGTTCTTTTACAGCTGGCCATAAACTTTGTGGGATATAAGCTCTTGAAGCCGCAGAACATTTTTGTCCTTGAAATTCAAATGCACCACGAACAATTCCTGTAGTCACTTGTTTTACGTTAGCGCTTGGGTGTGCAATGATAAAATCTTTACCACCAGTTTCTCCAACGATTCTTGGGTAAGTTTTGTAGTGGTGAATGTTAGCGCCAATTTTAGCCCAGATATCTTTAAATACGTGAGTTGATCCTGTAAAGTGAACTCCTGCAAAATCGCGGCTTGCCAATACAGTATCAGTAATCATTAAAGCATCACCAAAAACAACATTGATAACCCCATCAGGAACACCTGCTTCTTTGAAAATATCGATGATGATTTTTGCAGAGAAAACCTGACTGTCGCTTGGTTTCCAAACTACAACGTTACCCATCATAGCAGCACTTGCAGGAAGATTTGCAGCAATAGCAGTAAAGTTAAAAGGAGTAATTGCGTAAACAAAACCTTCAAGAGGTCTGTATTCTAAACGATTCCAGGTTGTAGAATCTGATTTTGGCTGATCTCCGTAAATCTGAGTCATAAATTCTACGTTGTAACGTAAAAAGTCAATTAACTCACAAGCAGCGTCAATTTCTGCCTGGTGGATATTTTTAGATTGACCAATCATTGTTGCAGCATTAATGCGGGCTCTGTAAGGTCCTGCAATAAGTTCAGCAGCTTTTAAGAAAATAGCAGCACGTTGTTCCCATGCCATATTTGCCCATGCTTTTCTTGATTCAAGAGCGTTGGCAATTGCTTTTTCGATATGTTGTTTTTCAGCTAAGTGATAGGTTCCTACGATATGTTTGTGATCGTGAGGAGCTGAAATTGTTCTTGTATTTCCAGTTCTGATTTCTTCGCTTCCGATGTATAACGGCACGTCGATTTTAGAGTTCCACAAAGTAGTGTAAGCTGCCTGTACTGCTGCTTTTTCTGGTGAATTAGGTGCGTATCCTTTTACCGGCTCGTTTACCGCTTT harbors:
- the pruA gene encoding L-glutamate gamma-semialdehyde dehydrogenase, which encodes MLKGFFHVPKAVNEPVKGYAPNSPEKAAVQAAYTTLWNSKIDVPLYIGSEEIRTGNTRTISAPHDHKHIVGTYHLAEKQHIEKAIANALESRKAWANMAWEQRAAIFLKAAELIAGPYRARINAATMIGQSKNIHQAEIDAACELIDFLRYNVEFMTQIYGDQPKSDSTTWNRLEYRPLEGFVYAITPFNFTAIAANLPASAAMMGNVVVWKPSDSQVFSAKIIIDIFKEAGVPDGVINVVFGDALMITDTVLASRDFAGVHFTGSTHVFKDIWAKIGANIHHYKTYPRIVGETGGKDFIIAHPSANVKQVTTGIVRGAFEFQGQKCSAASRAYIPQSLWPAVKEQLIADVKSFKIGSPEDFGNFITAVIHEGSFDKLASYIDQAKKDADAEIIVGGNYDKSVGYFIEPTVIVTTNPKYTTMETELFGPVITIYVYEDAKWEETLELVDTTSEYALTGAVFSQDRYAIEVATVKLQNAAGNFYINDKPTGAVVGMQPFGGARASGTNDKAGSALNLLRWASPRTIKETFVTPEDYRYPFLG
- a CDS encoding CocE/NonD family hydrolase; this encodes MKLILKLVFFTFSIINTYAQQTSVTRSKDLESAYDIQDSVMIKTRDGALLSAMVVRKKGVSAPQPVIYQHTIYVREKGRDLASLKTAADHNYVGVMAYSRGKRFSPDTISPYENETTDTYDVIDWISKQKWCNGSVGMYGGSYNGFTQWAACKKMHPALKTIVPSAASRPGMGLPMENNVFINPNYEWAFYVGNNKYLDTVAGNDRQRFRRMTFRWWETGAAYRKMDSIDGVSNKFFQKWLAHPSFDAYWQKMAPYGKDFTHINIPVLIFDGYYNDSQNSSLYFARELQKYNPKTPVYVVIGPYGHFGSQTGGETIVNDYKVDSTAIINVRKITYEWFDYILKNGTKPQILKDKINYEVMGANEWRSAPSLDKMANGFVKLYLTDHKSGDFYALEDRKPAQSKYLYQEVDFADRNTQNNDYYPSPVIRKEIETSNGFTFISAPLKEPMLVNGSFLAEIKASINKKDMDFGVTLYEVMPNGEYFHLSYFIARASYVKDSTKRNLLKPGQIEIMPFSNTHLVSKQLSKGSRLLVSINVNKNSYAQLNYGTGKEVSDETIKDAKEPLKVKWYTDSFIQVPTWK